In the genome of Fluviispira vulneris, one region contains:
- a CDS encoding peptide ABC transporter substrate-binding protein, which yields MAVSRNKLISSSVLATLLFSSVSFAAEVPKNVTLAKKQVFNKGNGAELPTLDTQKTEDKQGNNVAIDLFEGLVRDNNEGVVVPAGAEKWDISADGLTYTFHLRKNAKWSNGDPVTAHDYVFGMQRLADPKVASTYSFLIHAIKNGAEVNEGKVSVSSLGAKALDDHTLQVQLSKKNPAILDVLVMRNFSPVHKKELEKYGDKYFQPGTLVSNGPYKLTYWRVGDKLTLVKNPYYWNASKTVIEEVNYFPVQNVNSEEQMFLSGQLDMTNDIATDQFEKLKKQLGSEVRSHAFLGSYFFSFNNQIAPFKDNKKLRQALNLVVDRNVITNKVTRRGEIPSNDIAAQGVKNYQLHEYNWSKQPMEERIKEAKKLYAEAGYSEKNPLKLKITYSTNENFKKLALAVASMWKDHLGVQVELENQEWKVFLKTRQKGDFQVAFDRWNGDYNDVNTFAELLKGDNIQNNSKYRSENFDKLLKKAEAELDADKRKKYFEEALSFAMNDYPILPLYTAVAVHLVKKNIGGFTGKNPLDNISTFDLYKIEPAKVLKN from the coding sequence ATGGCGGTTTCAAGAAATAAGCTCATATCCTCGAGTGTGTTAGCAACACTCTTGTTTTCCTCAGTTTCGTTTGCAGCTGAAGTTCCTAAAAATGTAACTTTAGCAAAAAAACAGGTTTTTAATAAAGGGAATGGTGCAGAACTTCCAACCCTTGATACACAAAAAACAGAAGATAAACAGGGTAATAACGTTGCTATCGATCTTTTTGAAGGCCTAGTGCGTGATAACAATGAAGGTGTTGTTGTGCCTGCAGGCGCTGAAAAGTGGGATATCAGTGCTGATGGTCTCACCTATACTTTTCACTTGCGCAAAAATGCCAAATGGTCAAATGGCGATCCCGTTACTGCGCATGATTATGTATTTGGAATGCAACGTTTAGCGGATCCAAAGGTAGCTTCGACTTATTCTTTTTTAATCCACGCAATTAAAAATGGTGCAGAAGTCAACGAAGGAAAAGTTTCTGTGAGTTCGTTAGGAGCGAAAGCCCTCGATGATCATACTTTGCAAGTGCAACTCTCAAAGAAAAATCCCGCAATTTTGGATGTATTAGTAATGAGAAACTTCTCGCCTGTGCACAAAAAGGAATTGGAAAAATACGGGGATAAATATTTCCAACCAGGAACACTTGTGAGCAATGGACCTTATAAACTCACTTATTGGCGAGTAGGTGATAAGTTAACATTGGTAAAAAATCCATATTATTGGAATGCAAGTAAGACTGTCATAGAAGAAGTAAATTATTTTCCAGTACAAAATGTTAACAGCGAAGAGCAGATGTTTCTTTCAGGCCAGCTTGATATGACGAACGATATAGCAACGGATCAATTCGAAAAATTAAAGAAACAACTTGGCAGTGAAGTTCGTAGCCACGCCTTTTTAGGCAGTTACTTTTTTAGTTTCAACAATCAAATCGCGCCATTTAAAGATAATAAAAAATTAAGACAAGCACTTAATTTAGTGGTTGATAGAAATGTTATTACAAATAAAGTAACAAGAAGAGGGGAGATTCCATCTAACGATATTGCAGCACAAGGAGTTAAAAATTATCAATTGCATGAGTACAATTGGTCAAAGCAGCCTATGGAAGAAAGAATAAAAGAAGCAAAAAAACTATATGCTGAAGCAGGCTATTCAGAAAAAAATCCATTAAAGCTTAAAATTACTTACAGTACAAATGAAAACTTTAAAAAGCTTGCTCTTGCTGTCGCTTCTATGTGGAAAGATCATCTCGGTGTTCAAGTCGAACTTGAAAATCAAGAGTGGAAAGTGTTTTTGAAAACAAGACAAAAAGGAGATTTTCAAGTCGCTTTTGACAGATGGAATGGAGATTATAACGATGTAAATACCTTTGCGGAGCTATTGAAGGGTGATAATATTCAAAATAACTCTAAATATCGCAGTGAAAACTTTGATAAATTATTAAAAAAAGCAGAAGCAGAGCTTGATGCTGACAAGAGAAAAAAATACTTTGAAGAGGCT
- a CDS encoding TraR/DksA family transcriptional regulator, translating to MPPKMPSQPQELTREEIIQLKSVLTKMRDELYAKEHARKTEGAYEISRDDISDETDLASVETDQEVNMKLAEAERNKLSLIEKALRKIDANDGTYGLCEGTGDPIGFKRLQIQPWALYSLRHQEDLERGRRAN from the coding sequence ATGCCACCTAAGATGCCTTCCCAACCACAAGAGTTGACTCGTGAAGAGATTATTCAGCTCAAATCTGTTCTTACAAAGATGCGTGATGAACTTTATGCTAAAGAACATGCACGCAAAACTGAAGGCGCATATGAAATTAGCCGTGATGATATCTCTGATGAGACAGATCTTGCCTCTGTCGAAACCGATCAAGAAGTCAATATGAAACTTGCTGAGGCGGAACGTAACAAGCTTTCTCTTATTGAAAAAGCTCTCAGAAAAATTGATGCCAATGATGGCACTTATGGTCTGTGTGAAGGAACAGGAGATCCAATCGGATTTAAACGTTTGCAGATCCAGCCATGGGCGCTCTATTCTTTGCGTCATCAAGAAGATCTGGAACGTGGACGCAGGGCAAATTAA